The following coding sequences are from one Sesamum indicum cultivar Zhongzhi No. 13 linkage group LG11, S_indicum_v1.0, whole genome shotgun sequence window:
- the LOC105174056 gene encoding uncharacterized protein At3g28850 has protein sequence MGCVSSKLIAKEIKQENSYRRKGDYTHHVVSLTSSTYGVLKLDKDKESAQPQKQDQVEVKQSIKECVVEVKKASPSREEPSEIINAWELMEGLEEEVVPVVVQSKKSPKSRPFDARSPLKFLNQMSSPRKVKKVGGKENKGSGNGGIGPLQNSPKTVLKECNNLKESVKKPSPRLWASIRGSPHGKRCDSLRFDSGVVMSRRRSLGPLFDPELVASLEKEVSEEEEEIKKMVSISSPPTSRKARNSHDSDAILEVYKKKCPPGGENAVVIYTTTLRGIRKTFEDCNVARSIIESQNVRMIERDISMHSGFKEELRALMSCKEVKVPLVFVKGRLIGGADEMVKLDEEGKLGHLLAGIPEAAAGCGGCAGIRFMMCVECNGSCKVLGEDGKKSVKCNKCNENGLIQCPLCC, from the coding sequence ATGGGCTGCGTCTCGTCGAAGCTGATAGCCAAAGAAATCAAGCAAGAAAATTCTTACAGGAGAAAGGGAGATTACACCCACCATGTCGTGTCTCTCACTTCCAGCACCTACGGCGTTCTCAAACTCGACAAGGACAAGGAGAGTGCTCAGCCGCAGAAACAAGATCAGGTTGAAGTGAAGCAGAGCATCAAAGAATGCGTGGTCGAAGTGAAGAAAGCGTCGCCGTCTCGTGAAGAGCCGTCGGAGATCATTAATGCGTGGGAGCTCATGGAAGGGCTTGAAGAGGAAGTTGTTCCGGTTGTTGTTCAGTCCAAGAAAAGCCCTAAATCGAGGCCTTTCGATGCAAGAAGCCCGCTTAAGTTCTTGAATCAAATGAGCTCTCCGAGGAAGGTGAAGAAGGTTGGGGGGAAGGAGAATAAGGGGAGTGGTAATGGTGGAATCGGGCCGTTGCAAAACAGCCCGAAAACGGTTCTTAAAGAATGTAATAACTTGAAGGAGAGTGTGAAGAAACCATCTCCAAGATTGTGGGCTTCGATCAGGGGAAGTCCTCATGGTAAGAGATGTGACAGTTTAAGGTTTGATTCTGGGGTGGTTATGTCTAGGAGGAGGAGTTTAGGACCGTTATTCGATCCTGAACTCGTCGCGTCTCTTGAGAAAGAGGTGtcggaagaggaagaagagatcAAGAAGATGGTGTCTATTTCATCGCCCCCCACTTCACGAAAAGCCAGGAACTCCCACGATTCCGATGCAATTCTTGAAGTGTACAAGAAAAAATGCCCCCCGGGGGGTGAAAATGCAGTTGTCATATACACCACCACATTGAGGGGCATTAGGAAGACGTTCGAGGACTGTAACGTTGCAAGATCGATCATTGAATCGCAGAATGTCCGGATGATCGAACGTGATATCTCGATGCACTCAGGATTCAAGGAAGAACTCAGAGCGCTGATGAGCTGCAAGGAGGTGAAAGTGCCACTAGTGTTTGTGAAAGGTAGATTGATTGGTGGGGCAGATGAGATGGTCAAGTTGGACGAGGAAGGCAAATTGGGACATTTGTTGGCCGGAATCCCAGAGGCAGCCGCCGGCTGCGGAGGGTGTGCCGGGATCCGGTTCATGATGTGTGTGGAGTGCAATGGGAGTTGTAAAGTTCTTGGGGAGGATGGGAAGAAGAGTGTCAAGTGCAACAAGTGCAATGAGAATGGGTTGATTCAGTGCCCATTATGCTGTTAA
- the LOC105174055 gene encoding uncharacterized protein LOC105174055, translating into MSGAVVTLSRNPNSSGIIFSIALPNLKKCLEGNFDSIKRLKETNAPNVSYNRQAGSNDDDEDDNSDNTGEHDSLETEMEVDAPECQLSLNQQGSTANEPSLKQAPEVVDGWTVVASRHSRGRRN; encoded by the exons ATGAGTGGGGCGGTCGTGACTCTCTCCAGAAATCCCAACAGCTCGGGCATCATCTTTTCCATCGCCTTACCCAATCTAAAG AAATGTTTAGAAGGTAATTTTGACTCTATAAAGAGGTTAAAGGAAACAAATGCTCCAAATGTCTCTTATAACAGACAG GCTGGCAGCAATGATGATGACGAAGATGACAACAGTGACAATACAGGAGAGCATGACTCACTGGAAACAGAAATGGAAGTTGATGCTCCAGAATGCCAATTAAGTCTCAATCAACAGGGCAGTACGGCCAATGAGCCTAGCCTGAAACAAGCACCTGAAGTAGTAGATGGGTGGACTGTTGTAGCCTCCAGACATAGTAGAGGTAGACGGAACTAA
- the LOC105174058 gene encoding alpha carbonic anhydrase 1, chloroplastic — protein MLIIMAAPLPFFTFTATLLIVGSFAFTTLKVDEPLQFTYSGATGPDRWASLNPNFSLCANGKSQSPINIVTNQVVLNKNLQPLIRQYHAVNVTLVNNKFTVAIEYPDHTGGITVDEKQYVLKQMHWHSPSEHRIDGKRYAAELHMVHVADDGKVLVVATLFKYGHTDPVLGKIENKLNELGSEVVKRQEAGPIAVGPFHPTELRQTPSKYYRYVGSFSAPPCTENVIYLVLAKVRSISREQVEALKAPLDMRCKNNARPCQPINGRHVEVYEGN, from the exons atgTTAATAATCATGGCTGCTCCTTTGCCCTTCTTCACTTTTACAGCCACTCTGCTGATCGTCGGCTCTTTCGCTTTTACCACGTTAA AGGTGGACGAACCACTCCAGTTCACATATTCGGGAGCCACAGGCCCGGACAGGTGGGCGAGCCTGAACCCCAACTTCTCCCTCTGTGCAAACGGGAAATCTCAGTCACCAATCAATATCGTCACGAACCAAGTTGTCCTGAACAAGAACTTGCAGCCCCTCATCAGACAATACCATGCTGTAAACGTTACTCTGGTCAACAATAAGTTCACTGTCGCG ATAGAGTATCCTGATCATACGGGAGGGATAACTGTAGATGAGAAGCAGTATGTACTGAAGCAAATGCACTGGCATTCTCCTTCTGAGCATAGAATTGATGGAAAACG ATATGCTGCGGAGCTTCACATGGTGCACGTTGCTGATGACGGCAAGGTTTTAGTAGTTGCGACCCTTTTCAAATACGGACACACCGATCCAGTTCTTGGAAAG ATAGAGAACAAGTTGAATGAACTGGGGTCTGAGGTTGTCAAGAGGCAGGAAGCAGGTCCGATCGCAGTCGGGCCATTTCACCCGACAGAATTGAGGCAAACTCCGAGCAAGTATTACAGATACGTAGGCTCTTTCAGTGCCCCTCCTTGCACTGAGAATGTCATTTACCTCGTTCTTGCAAAG GTGAGATCTATATCTAGGGAGCAAGTGGAGGCTCTCAAGGCTCCTTTGGACATGAGATGCAAGAACAATGCCAGGCCTTGTCAGCCAATCAACGGGCGACACGTGGAGGTATATGAAGGGAATTGA
- the LOC105174057 gene encoding uncharacterized protein LOC105174057, which yields MPQVDLETLVTACAGGGTDRKIACETLADDDPRKNDVVPDEGETPEVQPDFPPESFWLSKDAEYDWFDRNAFYERKESTKGNSNSTSLNSHVNPSSNSNSQRLAVNLKSKASIIGLPKTQKTTFVDSKRRTCKPPNIRLFPKRPESVGKSTAPVAEPGSPKVSCMGRVRSKRGRRRSNSVKRREKPALEKSSSRSEKHKTGFCAKVMSMFRSKKVQKKPARSGSRKVAEVQIMEEPMVVEPQRKSVSMRPRGIPVSAEPGAEPPSLGGMKRFASGRRSGSWASEDFNQVVSGELDRRLGGS from the coding sequence ATGCCTCAAGTCGATCTTGAAACGCTGGTCACGGCCTGCGCCGGCGGAGGTACCGACCGCAAAATTGCCTGTGAAACACTCGCCGACGACGACCCACGAAAAAATGATGTCGTCCCCGACGAAGGGGAGACCCCTGAAGTGCAGCCGGACTTCCCGCCGGAATCTTTCTGGCTATCCAAGGACGCAGAATACGACTGGTTCGACCGGAACGCCTTTTACGAGAGGAAAGAATCCACCAAAGGCAACTCAAACTCCACGAGCTTGAACTCGCATGTAAACCCTAGTTCTAACTCCAATTCCCAGCGTCTCGCCGTCAACTTAAAGTCGAAGGCGTCCATCATCGGACTGCCCAAGACCCAGAAAACCACCTTTGTGGATTCTAAACGGAGGACATGTAAACCACCCAACATAAGGCTGTTTCCGAAACGGCCAGAATCAGTCGGAAAGTCGACGGCTCCTGTCGCCGAACCGGGCTCTCCGAAGGTCTCTTGCATGGGGAGAGTTAGATCTAAAAGAGGCCGGCGGAGGTCGAACTCGGTTAAAAGGAGAGAAAAACCAGCACTGGAGAAATCCAGCAGTCGTAGTGAGAAGCATAAGACCGGATTTTGTGCAAAGGTGATGAGCATGTTCCGGTCCAAAAAAGTTCAGAAGAAACCCGCCCGATCAGGGAGTAGGAAAGTGGCGGAGGTCCAGATCATGGAGGAGCCGATGGTAGTTGAACCGCAGCGGAAGAGTGTGAGTATGAGACCGCGAGGAATTCCAGTCAGCGCCGAGCCGGGGGCTGAACCTCCCAGCTTGGGAGGGATGAAACGATTCGCCTCGGGACGGCGGTCGGGATCGTGGGCCTCGGAGGATTTCAACCAGGTGGTTTCGGGGGAGTTGGATCGGCGCCTGGGTGGAAGTTGA
- the LOC105174052 gene encoding F-box/kelch-repeat protein At1g57790-like, translating into MAGRRRKKMKLLAETLEDNKRVQRGQPDEQQIQSDLPTELLELILSQLTLRDNIRASAVCKRWLTIATSVRMANKPPWLMFFPKFGDLYEFYDPSQRKTYWLELPELNGSRICYAKEGWLLLYKPRTQLVFFFCPYTRESIDLPSLELTYQIVAFSAAPTSPSCILFTVKHVSPTVVAVSTCHPGATEWTTVNYQNRLPFVSSIWNKLVFCKGLFYCLSLTGWLGVYDPQKSTWAVHSVPPPKCPENFFVKNWWKGKFMAEHNGDIFVIYTCSAVNPVIYKLDQTNKVWVEMETLGGMTLFANFLSSHARTDLLGTMRNNVFFSKVRFYGKRCVSYSLDNGRYYPRKQCYDWGEQDPFESIWIEPPEDLSAFL; encoded by the exons ATGGCcggaagaagaaggaaaaagatgaaatt ATTGGCTGAAACACTCGAAGACAACAAAAGAGTGCAAAGAGGGCAGCCAGATGAGCAACAAATACAGTCTGATCTTCCAACAGAGCTTTTGGAACTGATTCTTTCTCAGTTAACTTTGAGGGATAACATTCGCGCTTCTGCAGTTTGCAAAAGATGGCTAACTATTGCAACTTCTGTCAGAATGGCCAATAAGCCTCCATGGCTCATGTTTTTCCCAAAATTCGGTGATTTGTATGAGTTCTATGACCCTTCTCAGCGCAAAACGTATTGGCTTGAGTTGCCAGAGCTAAATGGCTCCAGGATTTGTTATGCCAAGGAGGGTTGGTTGCTGCTGTACAAGCCTAGAACTCagcttgtatttttcttttgcccTTATACCCGAGAGTCGATCGATTTGCCTAGTCTAGAATTAACATACCAAATAGTTGCCTTTTCTGCCGCTCCAACATCTCCAAGCTGTATCCTTTTTACAGTTAAGCATGTTAGCCCCACAGTTGTTGCAGTCAGCACGTGTCATCCTGGGGCAACTGAATGGACTACCGTTAATTACCAAAACCGGTTGCCGTTCGTTAGCAGCATTTGGAATAAGCTAGTTTTCTGCAAAGGTCTTTTCTATTGTTTGAGTCTTACTGGTTGGTTGGGGGTTTATGACCCTCAAAAGAGTACTTGGGCTGTTCATTCTGTGCCTCCGCCTAAATGCCCAGAGAATTTCTTTGTCAAGAATTGGTGGAAAGGTAAATTTATGGCAGAGCACAATGgggatatttttgtaatatacaCCTGCTCTGCCGTAAACCCTGTCATATACAAGTTGGACCAAACAAATAAAGTGTGGGTGGAGATGGAAACTTTAGGAGGCATGACACTCTTTGCAAACTTTTTATCATCCCATGCTCGGACAGATCTTCTCGGGACAATGAGAAACAATGTCTTCTTCTCCAAGGTTCGGTTCTATGGGAAACGTTGTGTTTCGTATTCTCTCGACAATGGAAGATATTATCCCCGAAAGCAGTGCTATGATTGGGGGGAACAAGATCCTTTTGAGAGCATTTGGATTGAACCACCCGAAGACCTTTCCGCTTTTCTTTAA